gtttttattcattcattcaattcaatatcaaGACGTTAGACTACAGTGTGTCAGTAACTAACATGTATCCTGTGACACTTACCTAGAAATGACCATAACACGATGAAAGCCTACAGATGCACATGCCACATGTCAGGGTCAAAAGGAAGTCTGTAGTGGGTGCTTATTTCAGAGTTGTTCCAATACATACAGGaactatttctgtatgaaatactttagcccaacttttaaaaatagctccacaGGAAGAATGTCAAAAGTACTAAAGTTTTAAGTAGTAATCCAAGATAGGCCAATGGTAAATATACTAAAGAAATTAGGATCAATAGCTTAGTTATGaatcatattgattcatttgaatcataataatgttctctctggtaaaatggagaaatggaggtatTATTGAGGCATCTCATAGAAAGAGGATAATCCTAGTTTATGAGTTGGAGTTGACAGACTTTAATACTGGTATACTATTTaatgacaatctgaaataaaatttaccttctgtgtatgagtctgcattgatatatgcaacctctctctcctggagtgttttcacattctcctgtagttgaagcaaagcagtcacttaaatcacagcatttacaattgtggaaatacaagcaaaacaaattaaCTCATTAAAAGAGTGGTTTGCACATACCATTATAAATCAAATGCCTATGCCTTTgaccataattttaagaaaatgccatTAACTGGTTGATAATActaatgcaattaaaacaagaaagaaaaatattagtgatgctgtagccactgttcatagcaacagcagggagacccagaggaaaactgtcCCTGATCCCCTGCACCATAATATGAAGGGGTAAGGCTcggagatgctcagcctcaccctggatctactggaagagaactgctcaaagtaaggcctggaaatctgtatttttaaaaggtgtccCTGGCAATCCTTACAGACATTAAAGTATGAGACCCCTTGACGTTGGGGATCCAAGtaactttaccatattaaaaatgaggaagttggaaatttgatttatcaagaattttttgaaagagaagatattgatgaaaaagaagaaggaggggaggatagagaaaaaactagagggagagaagagtggctattaggacaaagacaagacatttctatctcacacatacatgcacacacgcacacacattctagaaaaatacagcagaagaagaCTAATGCCATCATACACATGGGAATATGCGGAGAgagctcttttcttctctctgtttctctctctctctctagcttgctaccttataagagcagttacagtaaaaacatttaaagctgtgactggtcatcccacaaatgagaattctcacctctgcacttggccacacgggatagatgacagctgattctgctgcagagtttccattatgacagagctacagtagaaataaaaaagattccttaactatatgtaaaggtaaatgtgctgctgaatatgatcaagaagctagtagaaaatgggaaacaatattcaaattgtcttttaattcaaatgaatttaaattaatgcaaggcatattatcttgtatcttggatttattttatctgtattctaagctgcttaaattatagaaagacacatgtatttctatatacatgtattcacaagaaattacatatttctaaaagtaagtgaccttaatgaataagatctgattcatgtaaataagtgtattatgaaatgcatgttcataacaccaACATAATAATGACTTTGCAATATACATGGAATCAAATATGATACaagtaactgtgattttattcccatacttatttgattcatattattattttaaagtatgcggaaatgagtcagaaggaaagcattttaaaaaccagacacaatgATAAGAAAGATATGATATTCTTTAAAccaattctataaaatttggactcataaatgatgaacaaaacagaggatagtcacaggaaagtgctttttggtgcacctgcctttaaaaaaatacacaagccTACCTTGAACATGTAAGAACTTAGAGTTACTGGACAGAGAGCCTAagggaagaagatgaaagaagggggcctatgagagacactttaaaataaagcattaagagccagtgacaaatgaaaattaaatcataattgaattaaaaataaatccttgaaattttagagtaattcaatttacaaaatcaatgtattatacttcccaatcaggcacttttgtaaatggtaaaatatacgtatggttacaatttagtatggaatccataaaggagagactataatcagagtatactcatcttaaaagagcatgttgttttcctagatagaagaaatccaaggaaaatgtaaaaacttgaaaattaatgccaaggatctatatcagattttcaataagataattcacttgtcagaagcagcttcctaggtttgactattttctgagcttacagattttacttatcacaaaacaaatataaacagaaactaaaatattttaaaaataatgaaaaaattggtttgtacttagtaattaagaggttgttttgttttgccaaactgatgtaaaagcaaaaacaaactctatttcttaaattttcttgagtatttatccaaattaaaacaatatcaggTAATGGAACACATCTGTGATTACCCTGAGTTACATGTTGACCAAGAAGATACATTTTCTGTCTTAGTTACCTCAGCCCATTTGTGGAACCCAGAAGTCCGATTTTTTCTTCATCCCAGCGGGCAAAAATGGTAGTTCTTCTCGGTCTCCAGCctgtaatcattgttaacatacatggttaggtacatctgcctaaaaacaaaggaaaattcacttaagtcactttctgtcatcacttgccaaggaaacattatttacctctactaatcagttttccaaaattctggacaACTTCTTATAAATCAGCAGTTCCACTGGTTAGGTCAATAcctccaaatacccagaagtcctgatgatctcccagaataacacacctgtttggaaaggaaggcattcaaaagaatgacaacttAGAATGTACTACAAAGAgcagtaatttatgtttttaaattaaacttcctcctgcttgagtttccaccatagaaaaccatcaaagtagtgtctccttttagaatttacctttttttccccacatttaattatatcacatcaaccaggaaaaaaatattaagagttgattaaaatttatcttctcttactcctgtaatctttgtaaaaacaaaatgttttaagacattttaaaaaattcaccaacTCAACAAGTTTCACAGATCCTCAGGTAGTTCTGATTATATCGTAAatgcttgtgattttcttgatgttattttaaccttcctagaatttcacaaagggaacaaattacttcacatacagcattatgtctaacaggTTTCTTTCAATGTTTTGTTATAAGTCTCAGAAGTACAGAAAACTATTTAATAGGATGATAAATACCCATATGCCCACCACCTAAATTCAATCATCGTTAATACTGTTGAACTATTTGCAAGCGAGTTGCGCAAATCATGACAGTTCTCTCCTATGTATTTAAGAATGCACCTTAtggtgaagttaaaaaaaaaaaatcagtattttatatttttcctccctcatagctctattgttggtatttatttaaacttcaaaattattattcaacgtgaaaaagaatcttgttcttagcaattttttttaaaaaaaatgtgtatttgtcaATTTAGAGCTCAAATCAATTAAGGGATATAAGACCCAGgtgctttttttgatattttgaccagggaaaatttctgtttctgacttttctcttaaactgttactgaagctacatgctctgttttccttgtgtctgtatgtgtctgtttataaatcacatttgTCATTGTGTGCCTCTAGCAGGTATtaatacatgagataataaagtctCCTATGTTAAAGGAACTCCATTCTAGTTGAGTTAaatatagactttttaaaaaaaattcttctaaaataaaactgaacttctaatatcttaagggttctgaaattttaaaacaagcttcttacagaacttataaaatacttgcagaatccaaattcacattgctagggcaaatcattaaccaacaaggctcatttaaccattttagtttaataaaaacagctatctcctctctgattcatcagtgtgaagtttccctttccctctacatTTCAAGCCAGTCAAACTAAAGTTCTGATCATGCCATGCTGTTTCCCAACCCTGCACAAGCTGTCCTCTGCAGCTGGCGTTTACTGCCTGTCTTGATTCCTTGGAAATCTTACTgtttgtgtaaaattaagctCAATGAGCACCTGTTCCGTGGTCATGCCTCCTTAACACCAGTGCTGTCTGGGGTTAGTAACAGTAACGACTATGATGGTAAGCGCACGGGGCCATGTAGCAGTTAAGCGTTCACCACTGTGACCAtctaacccacccccacagaaGTGACCGGTGAACTTcgctcctttcccccttctctcctactccttccctTAAGTTAACCTAGGGTTTTGCATGCATAGTGTTTTGACAgttatctgaaacactgttttaaaccgtcagttgaaaagggaagacaaaatgttacacctggcccggaggaggagaggggtgggagtggcCCAGAAGAAGCCGAAAGGGACGCGCGGCCTCGGATCACAACACAGCCCCGTTCCTTCCCGAGTTTCGCACccgggaaagcagaggcctggggcccggACCACCTCGGGGCCTTCAggggaggccgagggagggacagagacccgcgcagggctggggaggggcccgcaGGGACTCACCGTCTGTGCAGCGGCTCCTGACCCACGGCTGGGCGGGCGGTGGTGGCGGTTGAGggtgcggtgccggctgaggcggcggtaccgtctgagggggctgaggcggcggcggtaccggctgagggggctgaggctgcggcggcggcggtgccggctgagggggctgcggcggctgcggtaccggctgaggcggcggcggctgagaCGGCTGAGgtggcggcggtaccggctgagagggctgaggctgcggcggctgcggtgccggctgaagctgcggtaccggctgagagggctgaggcggcggcggtaccggctgaagctgcggtaccggctgagagggctgcggcggcggcggcggtggtaccggctgaggcggcgtcggctgcggtgccggctgagggggctgggcGGGCGGCTGTGGCGGTTGAGGCCGCGGTGCCGGCTGCGGGgcctgaggcggcggcggcggtggtaccggctgaggcggcgtcggctgcggtgccggctgagggggctgggcGGGCGGCTGTGGCGGTTGAGGCCGCGGTGCCGACTGCGGGgcctgaggcggcggcggcggtggtaccggctgaggcggcggcagttgcggtgccggctgaggcagcggcggcggcggtggcggcctCTGGAAGGACTTGAGGGACTCGAAGGCCTTCGCCAGCTTTTCCAGGGTCGCCATGGCGGCCTCCCGCCCCGCGGGGTCAGCCCCCGGAGTCGCCGGGCCGACCGGCGGCTCTGGTCAGCAGCGGTGGCAGTGAACGGGGCTCGGGGCTGCCAGCAGGTGCGGACCCCAAGCGCGCGGCCATCTTGGAGCCGTCCCGACAGCCCCCGCGGCCCTGCGTCCTGCCACGCTCcgccggtggggcggggccgggccgcgggaTTGACAGCCGGAGGCAGCGGCCTCCGCCAATGGCTGCCGCGCCCGCCCCTTGGGCCCAAAGAGCCGACAGGGCTGCTGGAGTCACTGCGTTCTTCCCGGCGAGGGGCGAGGGGTACTGCACGGAGATCGGGAGGGCGGTTCGGGGGCGGGGTTTCGTGGCACGGTGAGGacggtggggagggcggggtgactTGTGATTGAGGGTCTCTCTCGGCGAGGGGCGTCCCCGGACGACGCCTAGCGGGTGGCAGGGAGGCGTggcagtgggctgggagcccGAGACCCCCGCGGGGCGCTTGCCCACCCCGCGGCGCGGGCGGAGGGCCGGCTGGCCGGACAGCCTGCTGTAATATGCTGACTGTTATATATTTGGCCTTACCCTTGTTAGTTGCCTCAAATCACTCCTTGTTCACCTTCATGATCATTACCATAGATATACTTCTTACAAGCCTCGTACTTACTATG
The window above is part of the Camelus dromedarius isolate mCamDro1 unplaced genomic scaffold, mCamDro1.pat HAP1_SCAFFOLD_114, whole genome shotgun sequence genome. Proteins encoded here:
- the LOC135320722 gene encoding uncharacterized protein LOC135320722 is translated as MATLEKLAKAFESLKSFQRPPPPPPLPQPAPQLPPPQPVPPPPPPQAPQSAPRPQPPQPPAQPPQPAPQPTPPQPVPPPPPPQAPQPAPRPQPPQPPAQPPQPAPQPTPPQPVPPPPPPQPSQPVPQLQPVPPPPQPSQPVPQLQPAPQPPQPQPSQPVPPPPQPSQPPPPQPVPQPPQPPQPAPPPPQPQPPQPVPPPPQPPQTVPPPQPAPHPQPPPPPAQPWVRSRCTDGRLK